A portion of the Oncorhynchus nerka isolate Pitt River linkage group LG27, Oner_Uvic_2.0, whole genome shotgun sequence genome contains these proteins:
- the LOC115111742 gene encoding LOW QUALITY PROTEIN: alpha-2B adrenergic receptor-like (The sequence of the model RefSeq protein was modified relative to this genomic sequence to represent the inferred CDS: inserted 1 base in 1 codon), which produces MALPLNSACSVGLGDTNGSTSGFSLPCNQSVSSLQLAPYSPESTALFATAITLMVVFTIVGNILVIIAVLTSHALRGPQNLFLVSLAAADILVATLIIPFSLANELLGYWYFKSLWCEIYLALDVLFCTSSIVHLCAISLDRYLSISRVTYSRQRTPMRIKASIVVVWLISAIISFPPLLSLNKSEXRREGSERGPQCQLNDERWYILYSTVGSFFAPCLIMILVYMRIYQIAKQRTQNPPGEPRKDGVGCATPSQTPRGIQANGKEDRGETPAMPHKTTSVRPPTLAVTPSPSPNLANETPSPHIPTTQNLLHPPVLSLAPTPTTTSPPTSPLDPSPSLVSPSSSPTIPPPSPAKPKHGEKKVKGKKGKKYNNNMDSSNSSDSDMENEEGGRTRINNPSMAGSAGIHSPATIQKYRDIIATSKGARLVAGRRSKPESTPGAARRKAMVNREKRFTFVLAVVIGVFVVCWFPFFFSYSLQAICPETCSLPDPLFKFFFWIGYCNSCLNPVIYTIFNQDFRKAFKKILCKNTKGTFF; this is translated from the exons ATGGCTTTACCCTTGAATAGTGCATGTTCAGTGGGGCTGGGCGACACTAATGGTTCGACCAGCGGTTTTTCCCTTCCCTGCAATCAGAGCGTCTCTTCCCTGCAACTGGCCCCATACTCCCCCGAATCCACGGCGCTCTTCGCTACAGCCATCACCCTCATGGTGGTCTTCACAATCGTGGGAAACATCCTCGTCATCATTGCCGTCCTGACCAGCCATGCACTCCGAGGACCACAGAACCTGTTTTTAGTGTCTCTAGCGGCTGCAGACATTTTGGTGGCGACCCTCATCATCCCATTCTCCCTAGCCAATGAACTGCTGGGATACTGGTACTTCAAGTCTCTGTGGTGTGAGATCTACCTGGCGCTGGACGTCCTGTTCTGCACTTCCTCTATAGTTCACCTGTGCGCCATCTCATTGGACCGTTACCTGTCCATCAGCCGGGTTACATACTCTCGCCAGCGCACACCCATGCGTATTAAAGCCTCCATCGTGGTGGTGTGGCTCATCTCAGCCAtaatctccttccctcctcttctgtcGCTAAATAAGAGCG CCCGGCgggaggggagtgagaggggTCCTCAGTGCCAACTGAACGACGAGCGCTGGTACATCCTCTACTCCACCGTCGGCTCCTTCTTcgccccatgtctcatcatgatcCTGGTCTACATGAGGATCTACCAGATCGCCAAGCAGCGCACACAGAACCCGCCAGGCGAGCCCAGGAAAGACGGGGTGGGCTGTGCCACCCCAAGTCAAACCCCTCGGGGGATCCAAGCCAACgggaaggaggacagaggggaaacGCCAGCTATGCCCCACAAAACCACCAGCGTCAGACCCCCCACACTGGCTGTTACTCCATCACCGTCCCCCAACCTTGCCAATGAGACCCCCTCCCCTCACATCCCCACCACCCAAAACCTCCTCCATCCTCCGGTTCTATCCCTAGCTCCAACCCCAACCACCACCTCCCCTCCTACCTCCCCCCTGGATCCTTCACCCTCCTTGGTCTCACCGTCTTCCTCCCCCACCATCCCCCCACCATCCCCGGCCAAACCCaaacatggggagaagaaggtgAAGGGGAAGAAGGGAAAGAAGTATAACAATAATATGGACAGCTCAAACAGCTCTGACAGTGACATGGAGAACGAGGAAGGGGGGAGGACTAGAATCAACAATCCTAGCATGGCTGGTTCAGCCGGCATCCATTCTCCAGCCACCATCCAGAAGTACAGGGACATAATCGCCACCTCTAAGGGGGCTCGGCTGGTGGCAGGGAGGAGGTCTAAGCCGGAGAGCACTCCGGGAGCAGCACGTCGTAAAGCCATGGTGAACCGAGAGAAGCGCTTCACGTTCGTCCTGGCCGTGGTGATCGGAGTGTTTGTTGTCTGTTGGTTCCCTTTCTTCTTCTCCTACTCGCTGCAGGCCATCTGTCCTGAGACCTGCTCCCTCCCTGATCCCCTCTTCAAGTTCTTCTTCTGGATTGGCTACTGCAACTCCTGTCTGAACCCTGTCATATACACCATCTTTAATCAGGACTTCAGAAAGGCCTTCAAGAAAATCCTCTGTAAGAACACCAAGGGCACCTTCTTCTAG